In Paenibacillus hexagrammi, the following are encoded in one genomic region:
- a CDS encoding ABC transporter ATP-binding protein: MRDHHRNTSNTVKSTDWRAFLHLIRQSEPPKLILGIALALSIISTLVGLVIPLFTKNVVDSFTISSLSTGKIVGMAGAFVAQAIASGISVYLLNYAGHHIVAGIRDRLWKKLLVLPVSFYDQNKTGDTVSRMTNDTSVIKGLITEHMTGFVTGIISIIGSIAVLMYMDWKMTLIMFSVFPIAFLILFPLGRQMYKVSKGMQGETASFTSTLTRVLSEIRLVKAANAEPVEYKEGSLGIRSLFRFGLKEGKIQAMMAPLISFVMLMLLVVLFGYGGMRVSSGAITAGQLVAFMLYLFQIVMPITQITQFFNQAQKAMGATETILDVLDHQEEDPYTGDTVTNAAQPILLENVIFGYKQEEPVLKGVSFTMDAGKVTAIVGPSGSGKTTLFALLERFYSPQAGSIRLGSDSVERFSLESWRSQIGYVSQESPLISGTIRDNICYGMQREVTPEELERAARMAYADVFIQELADGYDTQVGERGIKLSGGQRQRIAIARALLRDPKILMLDEATSSLDSKSEIVVQQALNNLMQGRTTLVIAHRLSTVVDADQIIFLEKGRITGSGTHEQLLDHHELYREFAEQQLQHQASSAAH; encoded by the coding sequence ATGAGGGATCATCATAGAAACACAAGTAACACTGTGAAAAGCACTGACTGGCGCGCCTTTCTGCATTTAATCCGGCAATCCGAACCGCCGAAGCTCATCCTGGGCATCGCGCTGGCACTGAGTATCATTTCTACTTTAGTGGGGCTTGTGATCCCGCTGTTTACGAAGAATGTGGTGGATAGCTTCACCATCAGCTCGCTCAGCACAGGCAAAATTGTGGGCATGGCGGGCGCATTCGTGGCGCAAGCGATCGCTTCGGGTATTTCCGTCTATTTGCTGAACTATGCCGGGCACCATATCGTGGCGGGGATTCGGGATCGGCTGTGGAAAAAGCTGCTCGTCCTGCCAGTTTCCTTCTACGATCAGAACAAAACAGGGGATACGGTCAGCCGAATGACCAATGATACCTCTGTCATTAAAGGTCTTATCACCGAGCATATGACGGGATTTGTCACCGGCATCATTTCGATTATTGGCTCTATTGCTGTGCTTATGTATATGGACTGGAAAATGACCTTGATTATGTTCAGCGTCTTTCCGATCGCGTTTTTGATTCTGTTTCCGCTAGGCAGACAGATGTATAAAGTATCGAAGGGTATGCAAGGGGAAACGGCGAGCTTCACCTCGACGCTAACCCGCGTTTTATCCGAGATTCGCTTGGTCAAAGCCGCTAACGCGGAACCGGTGGAGTATAAGGAAGGCAGCTTAGGGATCCGGAGTTTGTTCCGTTTTGGACTGAAGGAAGGCAAAATTCAGGCGATGATGGCGCCCTTGATCTCCTTCGTGATGCTGATGCTGTTGGTGGTTCTGTTTGGGTACGGCGGCATGCGCGTGTCCTCGGGGGCCATTACAGCGGGGCAGCTAGTTGCGTTCATGCTGTATTTGTTCCAGATCGTCATGCCGATTACGCAAATTACGCAGTTTTTTAATCAAGCGCAGAAGGCGATGGGCGCAACAGAAACAATTCTTGACGTGCTGGATCATCAGGAAGAGGATCCATATACCGGCGATACCGTTACGAATGCGGCTCAGCCGATCCTCCTCGAGAACGTAATCTTCGGCTACAAACAGGAAGAACCCGTGCTGAAGGGTGTCAGCTTCACCATGGATGCCGGCAAAGTGACGGCCATTGTGGGGCCAAGCGGAAGCGGTAAGACCACTTTGTTCGCGCTGCTTGAGCGCTTCTATTCTCCGCAAGCCGGAAGCATCCGGTTAGGCTCCGATTCGGTGGAACGATTTTCTTTGGAGTCTTGGAGAAGTCAGATCGGGTATGTCTCTCAGGAGAGTCCGCTGATCTCCGGCACCATCCGAGATAATATCTGTTACGGCATGCAGCGGGAAGTGACGCCGGAGGAGCTTGAGCGTGCAGCTCGGATGGCTTACGCCGATGTATTCATTCAGGAGCTTGCGGATGGCTATGACACGCAGGTCGGGGAACGCGGCATCAAGCTATCGGGCGGGCAGCGGCAACGCATTGCCATTGCCAGAGCGCTGTTGCGAGATCCGAAGATCCTCATGCTGGATGAAGCCACATCAAGCCTCGACAGCAAGTCCGAGATCGTTGTGCAGCAGGCGCTCAACAATCTGATGCAAGGCCGCACCACGCTGGTCATTGCGCATCGGCTGTCCACCGTTGTGGACGCAGACCAAATCATTTTTCTCGAAAAAGGCCGCATCACCGGCAGCGGAACCCATGAGCAGCTGCTGGACCATCATGAGCTGTACCGGGAATTTGCTGAGCAGCAGCTTCAGCACCAAGCTAGTTCCGCTGCACATTAA
- a CDS encoding VOC family protein: MKVKRIVANINTKDITAAKCFYQDVLGLNLMMDHGWIRTYGLNEEMSIQISFASQGGSETPTPDLSIEVDDVDATLESMKRSGFPIEYGPVDEPWGVRRFYVRDPFGKLINILTHEQGLSIST, encoded by the coding sequence ATGAAGGTCAAACGAATCGTCGCCAATATAAATACGAAGGACATCACGGCAGCTAAATGCTTCTACCAGGATGTACTCGGTCTTAATTTAATGATGGATCATGGTTGGATTAGAACTTATGGTTTAAACGAGGAGATGAGCATTCAAATAAGTTTCGCCTCACAGGGTGGATCAGAAACGCCTACGCCTGATCTATCGATTGAAGTGGATGATGTCGATGCTACATTAGAAAGCATGAAGAGATCTGGTTTTCCTATAGAATATGGGCCTGTCGATGAGCCTTGGGGAGTTAGACGATTCTATGTCCGCGACCCGTTTGGTAAGCTTATCAACATTCTCACTCATGAACAAGGGCTATCAATCAGTACCTAG
- a CDS encoding Gfo/Idh/MocA family protein: MMDKVKWGIIGCGDVTEVKSGPALQKADGSELVAVMRRSGDLAEDYARRHGVPKWYDQAEELIHDPDVTAVYIATPPAFHRDYTLMAARAGKPVYVEKPMARNYSECVEMIEACEAAGVPLYVAYYRRGLARFQEIKRMLDSGVIGHVRFVRTMQLQTLRPWDGEALPWRVQPELSGGGLFVDLASHTLDIWDYLLGPIEEAAGFALNQAGQHKAEDLVSGTYRFASGITGMGTWCFQAYARIDENEIIGSEGKITFSTFGEDIRVERSNGEVQQFTIANPPHIQQPLIQLIVNELRGMGQSPSTGISAARTNRVMDAFLQSFYR, from the coding sequence ATGATGGATAAAGTCAAATGGGGCATTATCGGGTGCGGTGACGTAACAGAGGTAAAAAGCGGTCCGGCGCTGCAAAAAGCAGACGGCTCCGAGCTCGTGGCCGTGATGAGACGCAGTGGAGATTTAGCCGAAGACTATGCACGCCGACATGGCGTGCCCAAATGGTATGATCAGGCGGAAGAGCTGATCCATGACCCGGATGTAACGGCAGTCTATATCGCTACGCCTCCAGCTTTTCATCGCGACTATACGTTGATGGCGGCCCGTGCGGGCAAGCCGGTTTATGTAGAGAAGCCGATGGCTCGTAATTACAGCGAATGCGTGGAAATGATAGAGGCTTGCGAAGCCGCCGGCGTTCCGCTCTATGTAGCCTACTACCGCAGAGGGCTGGCGCGCTTTCAAGAAATCAAACGTATGCTGGACAGCGGCGTGATCGGCCATGTACGCTTCGTTCGGACCATGCAGCTGCAGACCCTAAGACCTTGGGATGGCGAAGCGCTGCCTTGGCGGGTCCAGCCGGAGCTGTCCGGAGGGGGGTTATTTGTCGATTTGGCCAGTCATACGCTGGATATATGGGATTACCTGCTCGGTCCGATCGAAGAAGCGGCAGGATTTGCGCTAAACCAGGCAGGTCAGCATAAGGCGGAGGATCTTGTTTCAGGTACATATCGATTTGCCTCCGGTATTACCGGTATGGGGACATGGTGCTTTCAAGCCTACGCAAGGATCGACGAGAATGAAATCATAGGCAGTGAGGGCAAAATTACCTTCTCCACCTTCGGTGAAGACATCCGGGTCGAACGGAGTAATGGAGAGGTGCAGCAGTTCACGATTGCCAACCCTCCGCATATTCAGCAGCCCTTGATTCAGCTCATTGTAAATGAACTAAGGGGAATGGGACAAAGCCCGAGCACAGGCATCAGCGCTGCCCGAACGAATCGAGTGATGGATGCTTTCTTACAGTCCTTTTATAGATAA
- a CDS encoding ABC transporter substrate-binding protein — protein sequence MKKKALVSLVLSAALMAVAGCGQKADSGNQAAGGASTTPAATAAATKTYKIAISQIVEHPSLDATRDGFLAALKDAGIEEGKNLKVDYNNAQGDQANNLSIAQKLASADNDLVLGIATPSALSVVQQVKKTPVLFAAVTDPLAAKIVSNLDKPGGNVSGASDTNPAAVQQLMDFVAGNFPNVKTVGVVINEGEPNAVIMAKNAEDALAKHNIKLVKAPVTNTSEVKQAAESLVGKADAFFITLDNTVVSGVDAILQVANEKHIPFFSSDRDTVEKGAFATVGFKYYDHGYQVGQMAVDILKNGKNVGDLKVSVPDKLDLILNLKAAKAQGIEVTDAMKKAVKDQEKNIIQ from the coding sequence ATGAAGAAAAAAGCATTAGTTTCCTTGGTATTATCGGCAGCGCTCATGGCGGTAGCGGGCTGCGGACAGAAGGCTGACAGCGGCAATCAAGCGGCAGGAGGCGCAAGCACAACGCCTGCGGCAACAGCTGCGGCGACGAAAACGTATAAAATCGCAATTTCCCAAATTGTAGAGCATCCATCTTTGGACGCTACGCGTGACGGCTTCCTGGCAGCACTGAAAGATGCAGGCATTGAGGAAGGTAAGAACCTGAAGGTCGATTACAACAATGCGCAGGGTGACCAAGCGAATAACCTGTCCATCGCTCAAAAGCTGGCTTCAGCTGACAACGATTTGGTACTCGGTATCGCTACTCCTTCGGCGCTTTCCGTTGTACAGCAAGTGAAGAAGACTCCGGTGCTGTTCGCAGCTGTAACAGATCCTCTTGCAGCTAAAATTGTCAGCAACCTCGACAAGCCGGGCGGCAATGTATCTGGTGCTTCCGATACGAATCCTGCAGCCGTTCAACAGCTGATGGATTTCGTAGCGGGCAACTTTCCGAATGTGAAAACAGTCGGTGTTGTTATTAATGAAGGCGAACCAAACGCCGTGATTATGGCCAAAAATGCAGAAGATGCGCTGGCGAAGCACAACATCAAGCTGGTTAAAGCGCCTGTTACCAACACATCCGAAGTGAAGCAGGCAGCTGAATCTCTGGTAGGTAAAGCTGATGCGTTCTTCATCACGCTGGATAACACGGTAGTAAGCGGCGTGGATGCGATCCTGCAGGTTGCTAACGAAAAGCATATACCTTTCTTCTCCAGTGACCGAGATACGGTAGAAAAAGGCGCGTTCGCGACTGTCGGCTTCAAATATTATGATCATGGCTACCAAGTTGGACAAATGGCCGTTGATATTTTGAAAAACGGTAAAAATGTCGGCGATCTGAAAGTATCCGTTCCGGATAAGCTGGATTTGATTTTGAACCTCAAAGCGGCTAAGGCACAAGGTATCGAAGTAACCGATGCCATGAAAAAAGCAGTGAAAGACCAAGAAAAGAACATTATTCAGTAA
- a CDS encoding ABC transporter permease → MPDFMGAIELGLLYALMALGVYITFRILDFPDLTVDGSFTTGGGVAAVLITHGVSPWLACLAAFAAGLAAGACTGLLHTKGRVNGLLSGILMMIALYSINLRIMGRPNISLLGGDTIFTSVSPMLLVLIVVIIAKVLLDAFFKTDLGLALRATGDNARMIRSFGANTDNTTILGVSLSNGLVALSGALIAQQSGFADISMGIGMIVIGLASVIIGEAIFGARSVFFATLAAVLGSIVYRIIVAIAYQVEWLKASDLKLITALIVIIALVLPSVQRSLKQKSMAKKRSAELLAAAGPKGGAR, encoded by the coding sequence ATGCCTGACTTCATGGGAGCTATTGAGCTGGGATTGTTGTACGCTCTGATGGCGCTTGGCGTTTACATCACGTTTCGCATTCTAGATTTTCCGGACTTGACGGTTGACGGAAGCTTTACAACGGGCGGCGGGGTAGCCGCGGTCCTGATTACGCATGGTGTTTCGCCATGGCTTGCTTGCTTGGCTGCTTTTGCTGCAGGTCTTGCGGCAGGAGCCTGTACAGGTCTCCTTCATACGAAGGGACGAGTAAACGGACTCTTGTCCGGGATTTTAATGATGATCGCACTGTATTCCATTAATCTGCGAATTATGGGCAGGCCGAACATCTCCTTGCTGGGCGGAGACACGATCTTCACCTCCGTTTCCCCGATGCTTCTGGTACTTATCGTGGTCATTATTGCTAAGGTCCTGTTGGATGCGTTCTTTAAAACAGATCTCGGTCTGGCTTTGCGCGCGACAGGCGACAACGCTCGGATGATTCGCAGCTTTGGAGCAAATACGGACAATACCACCATTCTAGGCGTCAGCTTGTCGAATGGACTGGTGGCTCTGTCCGGGGCATTAATCGCACAGCAGTCGGGTTTTGCCGATATCTCCATGGGAATCGGTATGATCGTCATCGGTCTGGCTTCGGTGATTATCGGTGAAGCGATCTTTGGCGCGCGTTCGGTGTTTTTCGCTACACTTGCGGCGGTGCTGGGCTCCATCGTGTACCGCATCATTGTTGCTATCGCCTACCAGGTCGAGTGGCTGAAAGCTTCTGATCTTAAGCTCATCACAGCGCTAATCGTGATCATCGCGCTCGTGCTGCCTTCCGTTCAGCGTTCCTTGAAGCAGAAGAGTATGGCCAAGAAGCGCTCGGCAGAGCTTCTGGCTGCTGCAGGACCGAAGGGAGGTGCCCGCTAA